In Candidatus Eremiobacterota bacterium, a single window of DNA contains:
- a CDS encoding Gfo/Idh/MocA family oxidoreductase, which yields MSALRVGIVGAGFGGTVQAPAFALHPRFDVVAIASPNSAERVARERKIPHVFRSVEEMLAGTELDVVSVASPPFDHHRSVLAALAAGKHVLCEKPLALTVAQAEEMVAAAERAGTATAIAFEFRYVPEVIALKELIDNLHLGALREIEVARLSGELRERNTGRSRGWWFSRAAGGGAGNAYMPHYFDLANYLCGRLPRATVGLMRTANPHRTDAQGAFETDVADGAFAYVDYGDGLVARVSGDLTTVVQSVTIAAHGERRSAVASGSDLNELNLFALEEENEDVLEVAAAPYAKHANVHGNLPYFLPLLDAFAERIDLGTPGVPTFADGLVVQRSLAAIGYGST from the coding sequence ATGAGCGCGTTGCGGGTCGGAATCGTCGGGGCCGGGTTCGGCGGAACGGTGCAGGCGCCGGCGTTTGCGCTGCACCCGCGGTTCGACGTCGTCGCGATCGCTTCGCCCAACAGCGCTGAGCGCGTCGCGCGCGAGCGCAAGATCCCGCACGTGTTCCGCTCGGTCGAGGAGATGCTCGCCGGCACCGAGCTCGACGTCGTCTCCGTCGCCTCGCCGCCGTTCGACCACCACCGCTCCGTGCTCGCCGCGCTGGCGGCCGGCAAGCACGTGCTGTGCGAGAAGCCGCTCGCGCTCACCGTCGCGCAGGCCGAGGAGATGGTCGCCGCGGCCGAGCGCGCGGGGACCGCCACCGCGATCGCGTTCGAGTTTCGCTACGTGCCGGAAGTCATCGCGCTCAAGGAGCTGATCGACAACCTTCACCTCGGCGCGCTGCGCGAGATCGAGGTCGCGCGGCTGAGCGGCGAGCTGCGGGAGCGGAACACGGGCCGCTCGCGCGGCTGGTGGTTCTCGCGCGCCGCCGGCGGCGGCGCCGGCAACGCCTACATGCCGCACTACTTCGACTTGGCGAACTACCTCTGCGGGCGTCTCCCGCGCGCGACGGTCGGGCTGATGCGCACCGCGAACCCGCACCGTACCGACGCGCAGGGCGCCTTCGAGACCGACGTCGCCGACGGCGCGTTCGCGTACGTCGACTACGGAGACGGTCTGGTCGCGCGCGTCAGCGGCGACCTGACGACCGTCGTGCAGTCGGTGACGATCGCGGCGCACGGGGAGCGGCGCAGCGCGGTCGCCAGCGGTTCCGACCTGAACGAGCTGAACCTCTTCGCGCTCGAGGAAGAGAACGAGGACGTGCTCGAGGTCGCGGCCGCACCGTACGCGAAGCACGCCAACGTCCACGGCAACCTGCCGTATTTTTTACCGCTGCTGGACGCGTTCGCCGAGCGAATCGACCTCGGCACGCCGGGCGTCCCCACCTTCGCGGACGGCCTGGTCGTGCAGAGATCGCTCGCCGCTATCGGTTACGGCAGCACGTAA
- a CDS encoding aspartate aminotransferase family protein codes for MSAPRDAFESIVTEIPGPRSRDLAARLAGVEARGVTYLGPEFPVFWESAAGALVTDVDGNRYLDLTSAFGVAATGHTNPRVAAAAADQAQRLIHGMGDVHPTEVRVRLLERLAEIAPGNLCKSYLATSGAEAVEFALKTALLATGKPRALAFVGAYHGLSLGALELAGIERFRQPFAPLVAERATFLPFPNAATPLDTALDAVRAALAHDPAIGAVVAEPVQGRGGVIVPPAAWLRGLRALCDEHGALLVLDEIYTGFGRTGTMFACEREGVAPDLMCLGKALAGGVPLSATIGTARAMDAWPRSTGEALHTSTFLGNPLACAAALANLDELARLDVVGRVRAREKLLGERLGRLRAVPAVRDVRGLGFLWAVEFSGAELANRVVVRALARGLILLQSGTSGTSITIAPPLVVADDQLARALDVFERTVHETREER; via the coding sequence ATGAGCGCGCCGCGCGACGCTTTCGAATCGATCGTCACGGAGATCCCCGGGCCGCGCTCGCGCGACCTCGCCGCGCGGCTCGCGGGCGTCGAAGCGCGGGGCGTAACGTATCTCGGCCCCGAGTTTCCCGTGTTCTGGGAGAGCGCCGCCGGCGCGCTGGTCACCGACGTCGACGGAAACCGCTATCTCGATCTGACCTCCGCCTTCGGCGTCGCCGCGACGGGGCACACGAACCCGCGCGTCGCCGCCGCCGCCGCCGATCAGGCGCAGCGGTTGATCCACGGGATGGGCGACGTCCACCCGACCGAAGTGCGCGTGCGGCTCCTCGAGCGGCTCGCCGAGATCGCGCCCGGAAACTTGTGCAAGTCGTACCTCGCGACGTCGGGCGCGGAAGCGGTCGAGTTCGCGCTGAAGACCGCGCTGCTCGCGACCGGCAAGCCGCGCGCGCTCGCGTTTGTGGGCGCGTATCACGGCCTCTCGCTCGGCGCGCTCGAGCTCGCCGGGATCGAGCGCTTTCGGCAACCGTTCGCGCCGCTGGTCGCCGAGCGCGCGACGTTCTTGCCGTTTCCGAACGCCGCCACGCCGCTCGACACGGCGCTCGACGCGGTGCGCGCGGCGCTCGCGCACGATCCCGCGATCGGCGCGGTCGTCGCCGAACCGGTTCAAGGGCGCGGCGGCGTGATCGTTCCGCCGGCGGCCTGGCTGCGCGGGTTGCGCGCGCTCTGCGACGAGCACGGGGCGCTGCTGGTCCTCGACGAGATCTACACCGGCTTCGGGCGCACCGGAACGATGTTCGCGTGCGAACGGGAAGGCGTCGCGCCGGACTTGATGTGCCTCGGCAAAGCGCTGGCCGGCGGCGTCCCGCTCTCGGCGACGATCGGCACGGCGCGCGCGATGGACGCCTGGCCGCGCAGCACCGGCGAGGCGTTGCACACCTCGACCTTTCTCGGCAACCCGCTGGCGTGCGCCGCGGCGCTGGCGAACCTCGACGAGCTCGCGCGGCTCGACGTGGTTGGCCGCGTGCGCGCGCGGGAGAAGCTGCTCGGCGAACGGCTGGGGCGTTTGCGCGCGGTGCCCGCGGTGCGCGACGTGCGCGGGCTCGGGTTCCTCTGGGCAGTGGAGTTCAGCGGCGCCGAGCTCGCGAACCGGGTCGTCGTGCGCGCGCTCGCGCGCGGGTTGATCCTGCTGCAGTCGGGAACGAGCGGAACCTCGATCACGATCGCGCCGCCGCTGGTCGTCGCGGACGACCAGCTCGCGCGCGCGCTCGACGTGTTCGAGCGAACGGTGCACGAGACACGGGAGGAACGATGA
- a CDS encoding acyl-protein synthetase, with product MTLDARILAAIRAYALGDAEFLALARDLFAYQVAHNAPYAAFARAAGFDETRLPERVEEIPAVPAAAFKEARLATFPPHETAVWFQTSGTTLREAQGAPARSGRHELPTTQLYEAALLASFDRMMLADTLRQSQGDVRLRYLNLVPDPGENPHSSLGFMMEVVARERGDGAGGWYVHADRLEVERFVRDAARARDEGIAVCVATTAFALVALLDALRARGADLALPTGSRIMETGGFKGRTRVVTRAELYAEASERLGMPLKAIVAEYGMTELSSQYYDSFASRARIEPRVKVAPPWLRPIVVDGEGRPLPNGVVGAIRHVDLANRGSVIAIDTEDLGALVGSATGADEAGLVLLGRDEGAELRGCSLDAESLLARRG from the coding sequence CTGACGCTCGACGCGCGGATCCTCGCGGCGATCCGCGCGTACGCGCTCGGCGACGCGGAGTTTCTGGCGCTCGCGCGCGATCTGTTCGCGTACCAGGTCGCGCACAACGCGCCGTACGCGGCGTTCGCGCGCGCGGCGGGGTTCGACGAAACGCGGTTGCCGGAGCGGGTCGAAGAGATTCCCGCGGTGCCGGCGGCGGCGTTCAAAGAAGCGCGGCTGGCGACGTTTCCGCCGCACGAGACGGCGGTGTGGTTCCAGACCAGCGGCACGACCCTTCGAGAAGCGCAGGGCGCGCCCGCCCGCAGCGGGCGCCACGAATTGCCGACCACGCAGCTCTACGAAGCGGCGCTGCTCGCGTCGTTCGACCGCATGATGCTCGCCGACACGCTTCGACAATCTCAGGGTGACGTGCGGCTGCGGTACCTCAACCTCGTTCCCGATCCGGGCGAGAACCCGCACAGCTCGCTCGGCTTCATGATGGAGGTCGTCGCGCGCGAGCGCGGCGACGGCGCGGGCGGCTGGTACGTGCACGCAGACCGGCTCGAGGTCGAGCGCTTCGTGCGAGATGCTGCGCGCGCGCGCGACGAGGGCATCGCGGTGTGCGTCGCGACAACGGCGTTCGCGCTGGTCGCGCTGCTCGACGCGTTGCGCGCGCGCGGCGCCGATCTCGCGCTGCCGACCGGCTCGCGGATCATGGAAACCGGCGGGTTCAAAGGCCGCACGCGCGTCGTGACGCGCGCGGAGCTGTACGCCGAAGCGTCGGAGCGGCTCGGCATGCCGCTCAAAGCGATCGTCGCCGAGTACGGGATGACCGAGCTGTCCTCGCAGTACTACGATTCGTTCGCGTCGCGCGCGCGGATCGAGCCGCGGGTCAAGGTCGCGCCGCCGTGGCTGCGGCCGATCGTCGTCGACGGCGAGGGGCGGCCGCTGCCGAACGGCGTCGTCGGCGCGATCCGCCACGTCGACCTCGCCAATCGCGGCTCGGTGATCGCGATCGACACGGAAGACCTCGGCGCGCTCGTCGGTTCCGCGACCGGCGCGGATGAAGCCGGGCTCGTGCTGCTCGGTCGCGACGAAGGCGCGGAGTTGCGCGGCTGCTCGCTCGACGCCGAGTCGCTGCTCGCGCGCCGTGGCTGA
- a CDS encoding S8 family serine peptidase: protein MRSQRLFAALGIAAILAGCGGGGGGSKAPVLPQAPTNNRPVNAPQSTTFKYLSSALKSATLTGPANLGTMKVDVQMTLPNAAALAQYAAAVGDPSSGLYRQFLTPEEIGSRYGASDADYNAAIAYFQAAGLQVTGWKQKAMLRVVGPQTNMEQAFGTKFGLYTLKGDTVYGPMSTPSFSKPLAVHSVTQLVYNPKWMKRNSIAIGPHGTTPAFDFGIPSQQLAAAFDYSGAYAAGYTGTGINVGIIGTGPIAQDDYKAYRQSLGAGWLDGNGSFHATSNTITQVNVSSSNGVNGGTPATPPPVTGPCSGSLPGCNPEDGEAQIDTQQAAALAPTANVLFYLAYVPHETFGTSHDFGPREGISEVNDEVQQIISDNQADVVSGSYGLAEQYSDYTGADGVTYDPNGTEPVQFAMLQAEGIAVFISSGDAGAEGCARPFFGTGPGVSSPDQPCVSAPAVDQNVTSVGGITAPVDEAGHKIGPYTTWGVQTEHGFGATGGGLSVAVPLPAYQKGPGVHGTKRNQPDASLDADPATGVAVVVNADFGGGFIAFGGTSVAAPEMAAMWALVLDACRQTPACVAKGSGPKPYRMGNAAPAFYAIYNDSVRYPATFLDIVDGNNGVTPCRVNPAQVGPCPNPPPTPGPGFSAGVGYDLTTGIGVPFGRHLIKSVVGV from the coding sequence GTGAGATCGCAACGACTCTTCGCGGCGCTCGGCATCGCCGCCATTCTCGCGGGATGCGGCGGGGGCGGAGGCGGCTCGAAGGCGCCGGTCCTTCCGCAGGCGCCGACCAACAACAGGCCCGTCAACGCACCGCAATCGACCACTTTTAAGTACCTCAGCAGCGCCCTGAAGAGCGCGACGCTCACCGGGCCGGCGAACCTGGGCACGATGAAGGTCGACGTCCAGATGACCTTACCGAACGCCGCCGCGCTCGCACAGTATGCCGCTGCCGTCGGCGACCCGAGCAGCGGCCTCTACCGACAATTCCTTACCCCTGAAGAGATCGGGAGCCGATACGGCGCCTCCGACGCCGACTACAATGCGGCAATCGCGTACTTCCAAGCCGCCGGACTGCAGGTCACCGGCTGGAAGCAAAAGGCGATGCTCCGCGTCGTCGGTCCTCAAACAAACATGGAGCAGGCCTTCGGAACGAAATTCGGGCTGTACACTCTGAAAGGCGACACGGTGTACGGACCGATGTCGACGCCGAGTTTCTCCAAGCCGCTGGCCGTACACTCGGTAACCCAACTCGTCTACAACCCAAAGTGGATGAAGCGCAACTCGATCGCGATCGGTCCGCACGGGACGACGCCGGCCTTCGACTTCGGGATTCCTTCGCAGCAGCTGGCTGCGGCGTTCGACTACAGCGGCGCGTATGCGGCCGGTTACACGGGGACCGGGATCAACGTCGGCATCATCGGCACGGGGCCGATCGCGCAGGACGACTACAAGGCGTACAGACAATCCCTCGGCGCAGGCTGGCTCGACGGCAACGGCAGCTTCCACGCGACAAGCAACACGATCACGCAGGTGAACGTGAGCTCGAGCAACGGGGTGAACGGCGGCACGCCGGCGACGCCGCCGCCCGTGACGGGGCCCTGCAGCGGTTCGCTGCCGGGCTGCAATCCCGAGGACGGCGAGGCACAAATCGATACCCAACAAGCCGCTGCATTGGCGCCGACCGCAAACGTGCTCTTCTACCTCGCCTACGTGCCGCACGAAACGTTCGGCACCAGTCACGACTTCGGTCCCCGCGAAGGGATCAGCGAAGTGAACGACGAGGTCCAGCAGATCATCAGCGACAACCAAGCCGACGTCGTCTCCGGGAGTTACGGGCTCGCGGAGCAGTACAGCGACTACACCGGCGCGGACGGCGTGACGTACGACCCGAACGGCACGGAGCCCGTCCAGTTCGCGATGTTGCAAGCCGAAGGGATCGCGGTGTTCATCTCCTCCGGCGACGCCGGTGCAGAGGGCTGCGCCCGGCCGTTTTTCGGCACGGGGCCCGGCGTATCGAGCCCGGATCAGCCGTGCGTGAGCGCGCCGGCGGTCGATCAGAACGTCACCAGCGTCGGCGGGATCACCGCGCCCGTCGACGAGGCCGGCCACAAGATCGGGCCGTACACGACCTGGGGCGTGCAGACCGAGCACGGCTTCGGCGCGACGGGCGGCGGGCTCTCGGTCGCCGTCCCGCTGCCTGCGTATCAAAAGGGGCCCGGCGTCCATGGCACCAAGCGCAACCAGCCGGACGCCTCCCTGGATGCCGATCCGGCGACCGGCGTCGCGGTCGTCGTCAACGCGGACTTCGGCGGCGGCTTCATCGCGTTCGGCGGCACGAGCGTCGCGGCGCCCGAGATGGCAGCGATGTGGGCGCTCGTCTTGGATGCTTGCCGGCAAACGCCGGCCTGTGTCGCGAAGGGGAGCGGGCCGAAACCGTACCGGATGGGGAACGCGGCGCCCGCGTTCTACGCGATCTACAACGACTCGGTGCGCTACCCGGCGACGTTCCTCGACATCGTCGACGGGAACAACGGCGTGACGCCGTGCCGAGTCAATCCGGCGCAGGTCGGACCTTGTCCGAATCCCCCGCCCACCCCCGGTCCGGGGTTCAGTGCGGGGGTCGGCTACGATCTCACGACGGGGATCGGGGTGCCGTTCGGTAGGCACCTCATCAAGTCGGTGGTCGGCGTCTGA
- the rpmE gene encoding 50S ribosomal protein L31, with amino-acid sequence MKTKGHPKWYPEAHVTCACGAQFTTGSTKPTIAVEVCSHCHPLWTGQQKFLDTAGRVEKFNQRAAMADKKKAEAAARKSRKAADAEAASASL; translated from the coding sequence GTGAAAACCAAGGGTCACCCCAAATGGTATCCGGAGGCGCACGTAACGTGCGCTTGCGGTGCCCAGTTCACCACCGGATCGACCAAGCCCACGATCGCCGTCGAAGTCTGCTCGCATTGCCATCCGCTCTGGACCGGCCAGCAGAAGTTCCTCGACACCGCCGGGCGCGTCGAGAAGTTCAACCAGCGTGCCGCGATGGCCGACAAGAAGAAGGCCGAAGCCGCCGCGCGGAAGTCGCGCAAGGCTGCCGACGCGGAGGCCGCTTCGGCCTCGCTTTAG
- the prfA gene encoding peptide chain release factor 1, with product MQYTDRLETLSKRFDEIDAALADTSGGFDQARFTALMKERASIEQTVHAFRAYRALLHEIAANDALRADKSDPELAALAEEEAPALRERLAVLDAQLQDLMLPRDPHDDKDVFVEIRAGAGGDEAGIFAGDLLRMYSRFAESRKMRVELLSESENEAGGYKEVVVSVKGGEPYRWFKYESGVHRVQRVPATEAAGRIHTSTATVAVLPEVEDDGEIEIKPTDLEIDTFKSSGAGGQHVNKTESAIRITHKPSGIVVACSEERSQLQNRARAMDMLRAQLAANQRREREEAEGALRRSQVGTGDRSEKIRTYNYPQDRITDHRINQNFQNIKAILDGDMEKLIVELQKDEKARLLSGETSAA from the coding sequence ATGCAGTACACCGACCGCCTCGAGACGCTCTCGAAACGCTTCGACGAGATCGACGCCGCGCTCGCGGACACGAGCGGCGGCTTCGACCAGGCGCGCTTCACCGCGCTCATGAAAGAGCGCGCATCGATCGAGCAGACCGTGCACGCGTTCCGCGCGTACCGCGCGCTGCTGCACGAGATCGCCGCGAACGACGCGTTGCGCGCCGACAAGAGCGATCCCGAGCTGGCCGCGCTGGCCGAAGAAGAAGCGCCCGCGCTGCGCGAGCGCCTGGCGGTGCTGGACGCGCAGCTTCAGGACCTGATGCTGCCGCGCGACCCGCACGACGACAAGGACGTGTTCGTCGAGATCCGTGCCGGCGCGGGCGGCGATGAGGCCGGTATCTTCGCGGGCGATCTGCTGCGGATGTACTCGCGCTTCGCGGAGTCGCGCAAGATGCGCGTCGAGCTGTTGAGCGAGAGCGAGAACGAAGCCGGCGGGTACAAGGAAGTCGTCGTCAGCGTGAAGGGCGGCGAGCCGTACCGCTGGTTCAAGTACGAGTCCGGCGTCCACCGCGTCCAGCGCGTCCCGGCGACCGAAGCGGCGGGCCGCATCCACACCTCGACCGCGACGGTCGCCGTGCTGCCGGAGGTCGAGGACGACGGCGAGATCGAGATCAAGCCCACGGACCTGGAGATCGACACGTTCAAATCGTCCGGCGCGGGCGGGCAGCATGTCAACAAGACCGAGTCGGCGATTCGCATCACCCACAAGCCGAGCGGGATCGTCGTGGCGTGCAGCGAGGAACGGTCGCAGCTGCAGAACCGCGCGCGCGCGATGGACATGCTGCGCGCGCAGCTCGCCGCGAACCAGCGGCGCGAGCGCGAGGAAGCGGAAGGCGCGTTGCGGCGCAGCCAAGTCGGAACGGGCGACCGCAGCGAGAAGATCCGCACCTACAACTACCCGCAGGACCGCATCACCGACCATCGCATCAACCAGAATTTCCAGAACATCAAAGCGATCCTCGACGGCGACATGGAAAAGCTGATCGTCGAACTGCAGAAGGACGAAAAAGCCCGCCTGCTGAGCGGCGAAACCAGCGCGGCGTGA
- the prmC gene encoding peptide chain release factor N(5)-glutamine methyltransferase: MTIGEALRDASIRLENVGGSGRLDAVFLLAHAASVSRAEMIAHRERELEPDVAERFLALVAQRERGLPLAYVTGEAGFYGRMFGVHARVLVPRPETELAIEWAVRHLRAIGRENGRAADVGTGSGAIAITLACELPQLSVFASDISQDALSVARRNAARNNIFQHVTFLHGDLAAPLVPYAPFDCVVANLPYVPSAECASAPDPVSFEPLLARDGGPDGLALYRRFVPDLPKLIAPRGMVILEAAPANARALEQLVRDELPAAGVETIRDYAGLDRLVVAAIAPAA, encoded by the coding sequence GTGACGATCGGCGAGGCCCTGCGCGACGCGTCGATCCGGCTAGAGAACGTGGGCGGCAGCGGAAGATTGGACGCGGTGTTCCTGCTGGCGCATGCAGCGAGCGTCTCGCGCGCGGAGATGATCGCGCACCGCGAGCGCGAGCTCGAGCCGGACGTCGCGGAGCGGTTCCTGGCGCTGGTCGCGCAGCGCGAGCGCGGGCTTCCGCTGGCATACGTCACCGGCGAGGCGGGATTCTACGGGCGGATGTTCGGCGTCCACGCGCGCGTGCTCGTCCCGCGGCCGGAGACGGAGCTGGCAATCGAGTGGGCGGTCCGCCACTTGCGCGCGATCGGGCGGGAGAACGGCCGCGCCGCCGATGTCGGCACGGGAAGCGGCGCGATCGCGATCACGCTCGCGTGCGAGCTGCCGCAGCTGAGCGTCTTCGCGAGCGACATCTCGCAGGACGCGCTCTCCGTTGCGCGGCGCAACGCGGCGCGCAACAACATCTTTCAGCATGTGACGTTTCTGCACGGCGATCTGGCGGCGCCGCTGGTTCCGTACGCGCCGTTCGACTGCGTCGTCGCGAACCTGCCGTACGTCCCGAGCGCCGAGTGCGCGAGCGCGCCCGATCCGGTCTCGTTCGAACCGCTGCTCGCGCGTGACGGCGGGCCCGACGGCCTCGCGCTCTATCGCCGGTTCGTGCCGGACCTGCCGAAGCTGATCGCACCGCGCGGCATGGTCATCCTCGAAGCGGCGCCGGCGAACGCGCGCGCGCTCGAGCAGCTCGTGCGCGACGAGCTACCCGCTGCGGGCGTCGAGACGATTCGCGACTATGCCGGACTCGATCGCCTCGTCGTTGCCGCGATCGCGCCGGCGGCTTAG